In the genome of Paenibacillus antri, one region contains:
- a CDS encoding glycosyltransferase family 2 protein, protein MNPKSILILIPAYNEELNIAGVLQELLAMRLDADILVVNDGSTDRTKEVASAFPITVLSHPCNLGYGAALQTGFRYAQRWGYAYCLQFDADGQHDASDLPGMIEAVRRDDADIVIGSRFLDRGNGMKMGAMKTIAIAFFRGLIYRTTGKKISDPTSGFKGISHALFSQYAKQQEFPSDFPDADILIRTLLQQFQIKEIPVRMRPREMGVSMHSGLKPIMYMLKVMLSVLIVLLNDKLTRSRRAV, encoded by the coding sequence GTGAATCCCAAGTCGATCTTAATACTTATCCCTGCTTATAACGAGGAATTGAATATCGCAGGCGTCTTGCAGGAACTGCTGGCGATGCGGTTGGATGCCGATATTCTCGTCGTGAACGACGGCTCGACGGACCGGACGAAAGAAGTCGCGTCGGCGTTCCCGATTACGGTCCTCTCCCACCCGTGCAACTTGGGGTACGGCGCGGCATTGCAAACCGGCTTCCGGTACGCGCAGCGCTGGGGTTACGCTTACTGCTTGCAGTTCGACGCGGACGGACAGCATGACGCCTCCGACTTGCCGGGGATGATCGAAGCCGTCCGGCGGGACGACGCCGATATCGTCATCGGCTCCCGGTTTCTGGATCGCGGGAACGGAATGAAGATGGGCGCGATGAAGACCATCGCGATCGCGTTCTTCCGCGGCTTGATTTACCGAACGACCGGGAAGAAAATCTCCGACCCGACCTCCGGGTTCAAGGGGATCTCTCATGCTCTCTTCTCACAATACGCCAAGCAGCAGGAATTTCCGTCCGACTTCCCGGATGCCGATATTTTGATCCGGACGTTGCTGCAGCAATTCCAGATTAAAGAAATTCCGGTGCGGATGCGCCCTCGGGAAATGGGCGTCAGCATGCACAGCGGGCTGAAGCCGATCATGTACATGCTGAAGGTGATGTTGAGTGTGTTGATCGTCTTATTGAACGACAAATTGACGAGAAGCAGGAGGGCCGTATGA
- a CDS encoding DUF2304 domain-containing protein: MSLVAKLFVFFSGLVFSFIVLNLLLKRKINERNSIVWFFGAGSILLVSANPGWLDWVALRVGIQYPPSLLFLFSNLILLLLVLHQSTQISALNEKVKQLAQHISISEQAREKEEE; encoded by the coding sequence ATGAGCCTAGTCGCCAAGCTGTTCGTGTTTTTCTCCGGGCTCGTTTTCTCCTTTATCGTTTTGAATTTACTATTGAAGCGGAAAATTAACGAGCGGAACTCGATCGTCTGGTTCTTCGGGGCCGGATCGATCTTACTCGTTTCCGCCAATCCCGGATGGTTGGATTGGGTCGCCTTGCGGGTCGGCATTCAGTATCCGCCCTCCCTGCTGTTTCTGTTTTCCAACCTGATCCTACTGCTCTTGGTGCTGCATCAATCGACCCAAATCTCGGCCTTGAACGAGAAGGTGAAGCAACTGGCGCAGCATATCTCGATCTCGGAGCAGGCACGCGAGAAGGAAGAGGAATAA
- the cmpA gene encoding cortex morphogenetic protein CmpA, with translation MPQWLLNQMMRAYRKKDRRQIRLLNDCWFFYRTKEEETHR, from the coding sequence TTGCCGCAGTGGCTTCTGAATCAGATGATGCGCGCATACCGGAAAAAAGACCGGCGGCAAATTCGGCTGCTGAACGATTGTTGGTTCTTCTACCGCACGAAAGAAGAAGAGACACATAGATAA
- a CDS encoding hydrolase/acyltransferase codes for MRYHVLLYGDRLEFVEMPASHAYQLTALHQRLHKEIGKLTAENVPNLPQAIAECDALEIVSKDYVALSGLEYMNQLEQAFASVQEKSYPLVSLLTEIRALQAQLEQWYEEEYE; via the coding sequence ATGCGTTACCACGTGCTGCTTTACGGGGATCGGCTCGAATTCGTCGAAATGCCCGCGTCCCACGCGTACCAGCTTACCGCGCTGCACCAGCGGCTGCACAAGGAGATCGGCAAGCTGACGGCGGAGAACGTGCCGAACCTGCCCCAAGCGATCGCGGAGTGCGACGCGTTGGAGATCGTGAGCAAGGATTACGTCGCGCTAAGCGGCTTGGAGTATATGAACCAGCTCGAGCAGGCGTTCGCCTCGGTGCAGGAGAAGAGCTATCCGCTCGTCTCGCTGCTGACGGAAATTCGCGCCCTGCAGGCGCAGCTGGAGCAGTGGTACGAAGAGGAATACGAATAA
- a CDS encoding extracellular solute-binding protein produces the protein MAKKTDQRTFQAKVKQFVEALKEDIASGVYRPGDFLPSEETLSRQFDLSNRSIRHGLDQLVQEGLIVKQPRVGNRVASNTIVKVAYRDSLIRDVEFERLLALFHTRYPTIRIQLVRTGVFPSFADGMTPYLDYGQADIVLMNHFDFRDMLESGRLDRLEPVQPIEGGYDKLNGAFQADGVQYALPFLYSPVVLCYNPEHFREVGVNEPVSGWTWDDLRFAAGKLSGGGRRIGFFYHLLSINRWLVFLLQNGIQFTQKNDGGYEVDLPLLMDSFRFSRDLLFKSNGIPVFASETEEEVMQIFREGRASMLLATYFSLNDLIKDNIAFEIAPLPQGKSDQTLLLTTGWAINRASNEKEAALQFVHFLSSPEAQDFVRHTSLSLPALKVPFDSARDECVNRRPSRFDLHHEIASTYRLHSELMFPLNRLYALRNALKLYWFGLKDETIILEEVKALLAPDWKADNESRFD, from the coding sequence ATGGCAAAGAAAACGGATCAAAGAACGTTCCAGGCAAAGGTAAAGCAATTCGTCGAAGCGCTTAAAGAGGATATCGCGAGCGGGGTGTACCGCCCGGGCGACTTTTTGCCGTCCGAGGAAACGTTATCCCGGCAATTCGATCTTAGCAACCGGTCGATTCGTCACGGACTGGATCAATTGGTGCAGGAAGGGCTGATCGTTAAACAGCCTCGCGTCGGCAATCGTGTCGCTTCGAATACGATCGTTAAGGTCGCTTATCGGGACTCGCTCATCCGGGATGTTGAATTCGAACGGCTTTTGGCTTTATTTCATACACGATACCCCACTATCCGAATTCAGCTCGTTCGCACGGGCGTGTTCCCATCCTTTGCAGACGGGATGACCCCTTATCTGGATTATGGGCAGGCGGACATCGTCTTAATGAACCATTTCGATTTTCGCGACATGCTGGAATCCGGTCGTCTGGATCGGCTGGAGCCCGTTCAGCCGATAGAAGGGGGATACGATAAGCTGAACGGAGCTTTTCAAGCGGATGGCGTGCAATACGCACTGCCTTTTTTATACTCGCCTGTCGTGTTGTGCTATAATCCGGAGCATTTCCGCGAGGTGGGTGTGAATGAGCCTGTCAGCGGATGGACATGGGATGACTTGAGATTCGCGGCAGGAAAGCTGTCGGGAGGCGGAAGGCGCATCGGATTTTTTTATCATCTGTTGTCAATCAATCGTTGGCTTGTGTTTTTATTGCAAAACGGGATTCAATTTACCCAAAAGAACGATGGCGGCTATGAAGTGGATTTGCCCTTGTTGATGGACAGTTTTCGTTTTTCGAGAGACCTGTTGTTCAAAAGCAACGGCATACCCGTATTTGCCTCCGAAACGGAGGAGGAAGTGATGCAAATCTTCCGGGAAGGTCGGGCATCGATGCTTTTAGCGACTTATTTTTCGCTGAATGATCTGATTAAGGATAATATTGCTTTCGAAATCGCCCCTCTTCCGCAGGGCAAATCCGACCAAACGTTACTGCTCACGACCGGGTGGGCGATCAACCGGGCTTCTAATGAGAAGGAAGCCGCGCTACAATTCGTACATTTCCTTTCGTCTCCGGAAGCGCAGGACTTTGTTCGCCATACATCTCTCAGCTTGCCTGCACTCAAGGTTCCCTTCGATTCGGCGCGGGATGAATGCGTAAATCGTCGGCCTTCACGCTTTGATCTCCATCATGAGATCGCTTCGACGTATCGCCTGCATTCGGAGCTGATGTTCCCGCTCAACCGACTGTATGCCTTACGCAACGCGCTTAAACTGTACTGGTTTGGCCTGAAGGACGAAACGATCATTTTAGAGGAAGTGAAGGCTTTATTGGCCCCGGATTGGAAAGCGGATAACGAGAGCCGGTTTGATTAG
- a CDS encoding cadherin-like beta sandwich domain-containing protein, which produces MEHRRQPLFRQNRLFAKAVVLTVCFAMMLGLVPGGSLGPEKASAEWVDLELVNPSFEEPHGAEGNIPGWKQTYGKSGFTVTEDRSFIGEKSLYVEDLDSRNYGMQSVYLPAQAGKSYSVTTNTYVLEGTSMIYLQFHKGDANRTRIGHKSMGESVVNEWRPLTASLTAPAGTEYVSVLLYSGVSTTAKAFFDNVVLSLNEEEPSPTDKLVRLGTPIHSITIPHAAFGQGPTGENYIYTTANGAPAVLSVLRAETGERVASFELGQAGYSWGSTVAPNGDLYVATQRNGILYRYRPSANTVDNLGKAIASETHLYRVVSDDQGRIYGGTYPNGKVFRFDPSTNAYTDFGTMAEGEQYVRSIAYGDGKVYAGTGANQAQLFKLDPETGAKEAIPLPEAFRQHKEVYDLTFTAGLLFARMTYQDASSPLNNVTLVYDTAVGQWVGELPNTIGLDVSPVGPDGNVYLIQNTKLIAFNVTTREATPTSFEAGNFASRGFGWFQLNLPDMPGESLVTVTSRGRIMAYNPQTEKGIWIDGDPLGSANTLRSVSAGPDGNIYVGGYLSPQSMARFNIDTFQLETLPGMSQVEGMGTFGENMYYGVYPNAKIFEYDPNLPWSMPNNPSELDIEMSSKLQDRPFAFAEAGDKLAVGTVPIIGKLGGALTLYDPAAKTSETFYPIVDNESPMTLAYKDGLLYGGTTVWGGIAAEPVEQDGTLFIFGVATKQKVFEMNPVPGERAITALAFDGNGMLWGLTNGVLFQFDPATREIVRTKTLYPFVWNDIVLAGGYLSFYDGYLYGEAANHIFRFDPTTWEHKTLAVGNYFAQDEYGRIFTTKNSIDLYMYDDIAPSFGSEASLQYEWMQDESFVLKWPANADMKQFQIFQGDNEVTLIGSMQRDGANGAVSFRIPAGAAAPGRYTVRAVDYAGNVSAEHLSVDVIPAGSSLLAALSADTGQFHPEFDPSVSDYQLNVWPSVKKVAFIPVTEDENAALTINGVAHPSGTPWEINVKAGETTAVIEVAAPRSQDTTVYTITVNACKGPKEGCGVPPGHQK; this is translated from the coding sequence TTGGAACATCGAAGACAACCTCTTTTCAGGCAAAATCGGTTATTCGCGAAGGCAGTGGTTCTGACCGTCTGTTTCGCGATGATGCTGGGTCTCGTGCCCGGCGGGTCGTTAGGACCGGAAAAAGCGTCTGCGGAATGGGTGGATCTTGAACTGGTGAATCCCAGCTTTGAGGAGCCTCATGGCGCGGAGGGGAATATTCCGGGCTGGAAGCAAACGTACGGAAAAAGCGGATTTACCGTTACCGAAGACAGGAGCTTTATAGGCGAAAAGAGTCTCTATGTGGAGGACCTGGATAGTCGAAATTACGGCATGCAAAGCGTTTATTTGCCGGCTCAAGCCGGAAAGTCTTATTCGGTAACGACGAACACGTATGTTCTGGAAGGCACCTCCATGATATATTTACAATTTCATAAAGGAGATGCCAATAGAACACGGATCGGGCACAAATCTATGGGGGAATCCGTCGTCAATGAATGGCGTCCGTTGACAGCGAGCCTAACCGCTCCGGCTGGTACGGAATATGTGTCCGTGCTTCTCTACTCCGGAGTGAGCACTACGGCGAAAGCTTTTTTCGATAATGTCGTGCTCAGCCTCAATGAGGAGGAGCCGTCCCCTACCGACAAGTTGGTTCGGCTCGGAACGCCGATCCATTCGATAACGATCCCGCATGCGGCTTTCGGGCAAGGACCAACGGGAGAAAACTACATTTATACGACGGCTAATGGCGCGCCGGCTGTACTTTCTGTGCTCCGGGCGGAAACGGGTGAACGGGTCGCTTCATTCGAGCTCGGTCAGGCCGGCTACTCCTGGGGCAGCACCGTAGCTCCGAACGGCGACCTGTACGTCGCTACGCAACGGAACGGCATCCTCTACCGCTATCGTCCAAGCGCCAATACAGTGGACAACCTGGGAAAGGCGATTGCTTCCGAAACGCATCTCTATCGGGTCGTTTCCGACGATCAAGGGCGTATTTACGGCGGTACGTATCCGAACGGCAAAGTGTTCCGGTTTGACCCGTCCACGAACGCTTACACCGACTTTGGAACTATGGCGGAAGGAGAACAATACGTTAGAAGCATAGCCTACGGCGATGGCAAAGTTTACGCAGGAACGGGCGCCAACCAAGCCCAATTGTTCAAGCTTGATCCCGAAACAGGCGCGAAAGAGGCGATTCCGCTGCCGGAAGCGTTCCGCCAGCACAAAGAGGTGTATGATTTAACCTTTACGGCCGGCTTGCTGTTCGCGCGAATGACGTATCAGGATGCCAGCAGCCCGCTCAACAACGTCACGCTCGTTTACGACACCGCCGTCGGGCAATGGGTCGGAGAACTTCCGAACACCATTGGATTGGACGTCTCTCCCGTAGGCCCGGACGGGAATGTTTATCTGATACAAAATACAAAGTTGATTGCGTTCAACGTGACGACACGGGAAGCGACGCCGACAAGCTTCGAGGCGGGGAATTTTGCAAGCCGCGGGTTCGGCTGGTTTCAGTTGAACTTGCCCGATATGCCGGGAGAAAGTCTCGTAACGGTCACCTCAAGAGGCAGAATTATGGCTTACAATCCTCAAACAGAGAAAGGAATATGGATCGACGGCGACCCGCTCGGGTCTGCGAACACGCTCCGTTCCGTCTCCGCCGGCCCGGACGGTAACATTTATGTCGGCGGATATTTGTCACCGCAGTCGATGGCAAGATTTAATATTGATACGTTCCAGTTGGAAACGCTGCCCGGTATGTCCCAAGTCGAGGGTATGGGAACATTCGGCGAAAACATGTATTACGGCGTTTATCCGAATGCGAAAATTTTTGAATATGATCCTAATTTGCCTTGGAGCATGCCGAACAATCCGAGCGAATTGGATATCGAGATGAGTTCCAAGCTTCAGGACCGGCCGTTCGCCTTCGCCGAAGCCGGCGATAAGCTTGCCGTCGGAACAGTGCCGATCATAGGCAAGCTGGGCGGCGCGTTGACGTTGTATGATCCGGCCGCAAAGACGTCCGAGACCTTCTATCCGATCGTGGATAATGAAAGCCCGATGACGCTTGCTTACAAGGACGGGCTGCTGTATGGCGGAACGACGGTTTGGGGCGGCATTGCCGCGGAGCCTGTCGAGCAGGACGGCACGCTGTTCATCTTCGGTGTGGCCACGAAGCAGAAGGTATTCGAAATGAATCCGGTGCCGGGAGAACGGGCGATTACGGCGCTTGCCTTCGATGGGAACGGAATGCTGTGGGGCTTGACGAATGGCGTGCTGTTCCAATTCGACCCTGCCACGCGAGAGATTGTCCGGACGAAAACGCTTTATCCGTTCGTATGGAATGACATCGTGTTGGCCGGCGGATATTTGAGTTTTTATGACGGCTACCTGTACGGCGAAGCGGCGAACCATATTTTCAGATTCGATCCGACGACCTGGGAGCATAAAACGCTTGCAGTCGGCAATTACTTTGCCCAGGATGAATATGGGCGTATATTTACTACGAAAAATTCAATCGATTTGTATATGTACGACGATATTGCCCCTTCGTTCGGTTCGGAAGCTTCTCTTCAATATGAATGGATGCAAGACGAGAGCTTTGTATTGAAATGGCCGGCCAATGCGGATATGAAGCAATTCCAGATTTTCCAAGGCGACAACGAGGTGACGCTAATCGGCAGTATGCAGCGCGATGGCGCAAATGGTGCCGTTAGCTTCCGTATTCCGGCCGGTGCCGCCGCACCGGGCCGTTACACGGTGAGAGCCGTCGATTACGCAGGTAACGTTTCCGCGGAGCATCTGTCAGTCGATGTCATCCCTGCGGGAAGCTCGCTCTTGGCGGCGCTTTCTGCCGATACCGGACAGTTCCATCCGGAATTCGATCCCTCCGTTTCCGATTATCAATTGAACGTCTGGCCTTCGGTAAAGAAGGTTGCATTCATTCCCGTAACGGAGGATGAGAATGCAGCCCTGACGATTAACGGCGTCGCGCATCCGTCGGGAACGCCTTGGGAAATCAATGTCAAAGCCGGGGAAACGACCGCGGTGATCGAAGTTGCGGCTCCCCGAAGCCAGGATACAACGGTTTATACAATAACCGTAAATGCTTGCAAAGGGCCGAAGGAAGGCTGCGGCGTTCCCCCCGGACATCAAAAATAA
- a CDS encoding Tex family protein, translating to MVSENGTAAATIAPEELAWTDAQERAAKDRIVKQIAAETGTSPKQVGTTVGLLDEGNTIPFIARYRKEMTGELDENALRAIEERLSYLRGLEERKREVQRLIAEQGKLTAELRGAIERAGKLQEVEDLYRPYRQKRKTRASVAKERGLEPLALWMLSGPTSGTLLGEAARYVDAERGVPTAEDAAQGAMDIIAETIADDANVRAWVRKHTFQYATIATEAKDASVESVYEMYYSYREPVKRLPPHRTLAINRGEKEDVLKVSLELDPAAIHMYIGKRFVAERSVVRDAMLTTVEDAYKRLIAPAVEREVRNELTEKAEEHAIVIFAENLRNLLLQPPVRGKAVLGVDPAFRTGCKLAVVDDTGKVLDIAVTYPTAPHHKTAEAEKTFRALIAKHDVDLIVIGNGTASRETEQFTAEVIRKIHADGGKKLQYLIVNEAGASVYSASKVAQEEFPDFDVAERSAVSIARRVQDPLAELVKIEPKAIGVGQYQHDVSPKRLEASLGAVVESAVNHVGVDVNTASPSLLSYVAGVNATTARNIVKYREENGKFTSRKELSKVPRLGAKTYEQCIGFIRVPESRHPLDNTPIHPESYGVVDKLFRELRLELASLGSAELRARLDAVDPSAVAERLDVGVPTLRDILDSLKRPGRDPREELPPPIFKTDVLQLEDLRVGMELQGTVRNVIDFGAFVDIGLKNDGLVHISQLADKFVKHPMDVVSVGDNVTVWVLGVDANKGRVSLTMKKPRG from the coding sequence ATGGTTTCGGAAAATGGTACGGCCGCCGCGACGATCGCGCCGGAGGAACTGGCGTGGACGGACGCGCAGGAGCGCGCGGCGAAGGACCGCATCGTCAAACAAATCGCGGCCGAGACGGGGACGAGCCCGAAGCAGGTCGGCACGACAGTGGGTCTGCTCGACGAAGGCAATACGATTCCGTTCATCGCGCGGTACCGCAAGGAGATGACGGGCGAGCTCGACGAAAACGCGCTGCGCGCGATCGAGGAGCGGCTGTCTTATTTGCGCGGCTTGGAAGAGCGGAAGCGCGAGGTGCAGCGCCTCATCGCGGAGCAAGGCAAGCTGACGGCCGAGCTGCGCGGCGCGATCGAGCGGGCGGGGAAGCTGCAGGAGGTCGAAGACCTGTATCGGCCGTACCGCCAGAAGCGGAAGACGCGCGCGAGCGTCGCGAAGGAGCGCGGGCTGGAGCCGCTGGCGCTGTGGATGTTGAGCGGCCCGACGAGCGGCACGCTGCTCGGCGAGGCGGCGCGGTACGTGGACGCGGAGCGCGGCGTGCCGACGGCGGAGGACGCGGCGCAGGGCGCCATGGACATTATCGCGGAGACGATCGCCGACGACGCGAACGTGCGGGCGTGGGTGCGCAAGCATACGTTCCAGTATGCGACGATCGCGACGGAAGCGAAGGACGCTTCGGTCGAGTCGGTGTACGAGATGTACTACTCGTATCGCGAGCCGGTGAAGCGGCTGCCGCCGCACCGGACGCTGGCGATCAACCGCGGCGAGAAGGAAGACGTGCTGAAGGTGTCGCTCGAGCTCGATCCGGCGGCGATTCATATGTACATCGGGAAGCGATTCGTCGCGGAACGGAGCGTCGTGCGGGACGCGATGCTGACGACCGTGGAGGACGCTTACAAGCGTCTGATCGCGCCGGCGGTGGAGCGGGAGGTGCGCAACGAGCTGACGGAGAAGGCCGAGGAACATGCGATCGTCATCTTCGCGGAAAATTTGCGAAACCTGCTGCTTCAGCCGCCGGTTCGAGGCAAGGCCGTGCTCGGCGTCGATCCGGCGTTCCGGACGGGCTGCAAGCTCGCGGTCGTCGACGACACCGGCAAGGTGCTCGACATCGCGGTGACGTATCCGACGGCGCCGCATCATAAGACGGCCGAGGCGGAGAAGACGTTTCGGGCACTCATCGCAAAGCATGACGTCGACCTGATCGTCATCGGCAACGGCACCGCCTCGCGCGAGACGGAGCAGTTCACGGCCGAGGTCATTCGGAAGATTCATGCCGACGGCGGGAAGAAGCTGCAATATTTGATCGTCAACGAGGCGGGCGCCTCGGTGTATTCCGCCTCCAAGGTGGCGCAGGAGGAGTTCCCGGACTTCGACGTGGCGGAGCGCAGCGCCGTCTCGATCGCGCGGCGGGTGCAGGATCCGCTCGCGGAGCTCGTCAAGATCGAGCCGAAGGCGATCGGCGTCGGGCAGTACCAGCACGACGTATCGCCGAAGCGGCTGGAAGCGTCGCTCGGCGCCGTCGTCGAGTCGGCGGTCAACCACGTCGGCGTCGACGTCAACACGGCGTCGCCGTCGCTGCTGTCGTACGTCGCGGGCGTGAACGCGACGACCGCCCGCAATATCGTCAAGTATCGCGAGGAGAACGGCAAGTTCACGTCGCGCAAGGAGTTGTCCAAGGTGCCGCGGCTCGGCGCGAAGACGTACGAGCAGTGCATCGGCTTCATCCGCGTGCCGGAGTCGCGCCACCCGCTCGACAACACGCCGATCCACCCCGAGTCGTACGGCGTCGTGGACAAGCTGTTCCGCGAGCTGCGCTTGGAGCTGGCGTCGCTCGGCTCCGCGGAGCTGCGCGCGCGGCTGGACGCCGTCGATCCGTCGGCGGTCGCCGAGCGGCTCGACGTCGGCGTGCCGACGCTGCGCGACATCCTGGACTCGCTGAAGCGTCCGGGGCGCGACCCGCGCGAGGAGCTGCCGCCGCCGATCTTCAAGACCGACGTGCTGCAGCTCGAGGATCTGCGCGTCGGGATGGAGCTGCAGGGCACGGTGCGGAACGTCATCGACTTCGGCGCGTTCGTGGACATCGGCCTGAAGAACGACGGCCTCGTCCACATCTCGCAGCTGGCGGACAAGTTCGTGAAGCACCCGATGGACGTCGTCTCCGTCGGCGACAACGTGACGGTATGGGTGCTCGGCGTCGACGCGAACAAGGGGCGCGTGTCGCTCACGATGAAGAAGCCGCGGGGATAA
- a CDS encoding SprT family protein, with protein sequence MTDEQLQAWVEKVSIDAFGWPFRHKATFNSRLRTTGGRYLLRTHNIEINRKQYDTYGPEETEKIIKHELCHYHLHLQRRGYKHADADFKRLLAKVGGSRFCQAVPGAMRRLPIRYVLRCVDCAMQYPRKRKTDPRRYRCGKCRGRLQQLQLDEEQGPVIN encoded by the coding sequence ATGACGGACGAACAATTGCAGGCATGGGTGGAAAAGGTGTCGATCGACGCCTTCGGCTGGCCGTTCCGGCACAAGGCGACATTCAACTCGCGGCTACGGACGACGGGCGGCCGGTATTTGCTGCGGACGCATAACATCGAAATCAACCGCAAACAATACGACACGTACGGGCCGGAGGAAACCGAGAAGATCATTAAACACGAGCTGTGCCATTATCATTTGCATCTGCAGCGGCGGGGATACAAGCACGCGGACGCGGATTTCAAGCGGCTGCTCGCGAAGGTGGGCGGCTCCCGGTTTTGCCAAGCGGTGCCGGGAGCGATGCGCCGGCTGCCGATTCGCTACGTGCTGCGATGCGTCGATTGCGCCATGCAGTATCCTCGGAAGCGGAAGACGGACCCGCGACGATATCGGTGTGGCAAATGCAGGGGGCGTTTACAACAGCTGCAACTTGACGAAGAGCAGGGGCCCGTGATAAATTAA
- the pelF gene encoding GT4 family glycosyltransferase PelF yields the protein MSDKIKVLLATEGTYPFHQGGVSTWCDILIQKMRSVDYIIFSVLMNPFVTQKFELLNQDALIRMPLWGTEEPAEHLETPFSHIYRLKKSTLPEDIGRKFIPLFRELILEILAQSKNPENFGRLLLQLHEYFKYYEYKATFKSEQTWNVYKEIILKAAGDKDNRLGQPDIFGLSQSLGWIYRFLNILNTPLPEAHVTHSSAAAFCGIPCVLSKLANNTPYLLTEHGVYLREQYLSLSRNGYSSFLSTFLIRLVQSVTTLNYAFADQVSPVCQYNMRWETRFGVPPSQVNVIYNGVDQRVFAEAPGAPQSVPTVVMVARIDPIKDIMTFMHAAALLKERMPEAKFVVYGSVSVPQYYDQCLALKEELQLGNSFIFAGHTSNTSAAYQSGDVIALSSISEAFPYSVVEGMMTGKPVVATDVGGVKEALADTGVLVQPRDPSAMADGIEKLLRNRELAAELGREARQRALSLFTLDRVLELHFKSYVKLAARAEERLPAAAASESAERHASQKSVVAEQKAYMEKGYALAAHGFDQRAIALFQKALWVQPDSVLAPVLLAEIAQAFNRIGDHDRAFQELYKYEAYMELVAGEGRTA from the coding sequence ATGAGTGACAAAATAAAAGTATTACTGGCCACCGAGGGGACATATCCGTTCCATCAAGGCGGCGTAAGCACTTGGTGCGACATCCTAATTCAAAAGATGCGGTCCGTGGACTACATCATCTTCAGCGTTCTCATGAACCCGTTCGTCACGCAGAAGTTCGAGTTATTGAATCAGGACGCTCTGATCAGGATGCCGCTGTGGGGGACGGAAGAACCGGCGGAGCATTTGGAGACGCCGTTTTCTCATATATATAGGCTGAAGAAAAGTACGCTGCCGGAAGATATCGGGAGAAAGTTCATCCCATTGTTCAGGGAGTTGATCCTTGAGATCCTGGCCCAAAGCAAAAATCCCGAGAACTTCGGAAGATTGTTGTTGCAACTGCATGAGTACTTCAAATATTACGAATACAAGGCGACGTTCAAGTCGGAACAAACTTGGAACGTATACAAGGAGATCATTCTCAAGGCAGCCGGCGACAAGGATAACCGATTGGGGCAACCGGACATCTTTGGCTTGAGTCAAAGCCTGGGTTGGATCTATCGCTTCTTAAATATTTTGAACACGCCGTTGCCGGAGGCGCATGTGACGCACTCTTCCGCTGCGGCGTTTTGCGGCATTCCTTGCGTGCTGTCGAAGCTCGCCAACAATACGCCGTACTTGCTGACCGAACATGGCGTGTATTTACGGGAGCAGTATTTGTCGTTGTCGAGGAACGGATACTCTTCGTTCTTGAGCACTTTCTTGATTCGGTTGGTCCAATCCGTAACGACGTTGAACTACGCGTTCGCGGATCAAGTGTCGCCGGTTTGCCAGTACAACATGAGATGGGAAACGCGCTTCGGCGTTCCGCCGTCCCAAGTGAACGTCATTTATAACGGCGTGGATCAGCGGGTGTTCGCTGAAGCGCCCGGCGCTCCGCAATCCGTGCCGACCGTGGTCATGGTCGCGCGGATCGATCCGATCAAGGATATCATGACCTTCATGCATGCCGCGGCGCTGCTGAAGGAGCGGATGCCGGAGGCGAAGTTTGTCGTATACGGCTCGGTATCGGTCCCTCAATATTACGATCAATGCCTGGCGCTGAAGGAAGAATTGCAGCTCGGCAACAGCTTTATCTTCGCCGGTCATACGAGCAATACTTCGGCGGCGTACCAGAGCGGCGACGTCATCGCCTTGTCGAGTATTTCCGAAGCGTTCCCGTACTCCGTCGTCGAAGGGATGATGACGGGCAAGCCGGTCGTCGCGACGGACGTCGGGGGCGTGAAGGAAGCGCTCGCGGATACGGGCGTGCTCGTGCAGCCCCGGGACCCTAGCGCTATGGCGGACGGTATCGAGAAACTGTTGCGCAATCGGGAACTTGCCGCAGAGCTGGGGCGGGAAGCCCGCCAACGGGCGCTGAGCTTGTTTACGTTGGATCGGGTGCTCGAACTTCACTTCAAAAGCTATGTCAAACTGGCGGCGCGAGCGGAAGAACGGCTTCCGGCGGCTGCGGCGAGCGAAAGCGCAGAGCGGCATGCTTCGCAGAAGTCTGTGGTTGCCGAGCAGAAAGCTTACATGGAGAAGGGCTACGCGTTGGCGGCGCACGGTTTCGACCAGAGGGCGATCGCGTTATTCCAGAAGGCGTTATGGGTACAGCCGGATTCCGTGCTGGCGCCGGTCTTGCTGGCAGAGATCGCGCAGGCGTTCAATCGGATCGGAGATCACGACCGTGCATTCCAAGAGCTATATAAGTATGAGGCTTACATGGAATTGGTGGCAGGCGAAGGCAGGACGGCGTAA